In a genomic window of Quercus lobata isolate SW786 chromosome 4, ValleyOak3.0 Primary Assembly, whole genome shotgun sequence:
- the LOC115984200 gene encoding SURP and G-patch domain-containing protein 1-like protein, with protein sequence MDKGVPPSLFVNDGSFMERFKQLQQEKEKEKSAKLEESKPIKIKSGSLTANSTISRTSVDKTNDTQKKPQASSGGKLAFSLKQKSKIVAPPVKLADEDEDETDAGKVSADAPTKRLKLDHSDASEHSSRQVDVAPPSPSDPTVKKVADKLASFVAKHGRQFEHVTRQKNPGDTPFKFLFDESCADYKYYEYQLAEEEKALSQTSESQSSHSGGTSTSASKSNSGSQRSSHQHSNYQTPASALYAATEDPRVQTASAGRYGEASAPTSADPIAMMEFYMKKAAQEEKFKQPKQSKDEMPPPASLQGPDLLAAASKKGHHMGDYIPQEELEKFLAACNDAAAQKAAKEAAERAKIQADNVGHRLLSKMGWKEGEGLGSSKSGIADPIMAGNVKIDNLGVGAHNPGDVTPEDDIYEQYKKRMMLGYRYRPNPLNNPRKAYY encoded by the exons ATGGACAAAGGAGTACCTCCTAGTCTCTTTGTTAATGATGGTTCATTCATGGAGAGGTTCAAACAGCTTCAACAAGAGAAGGAAAAGGAGAAGAGTGCCAAACTAGAGGAGTCTAAGCCGATCAAAATTAAATCAGGGTCATTGACGGCTAATTCTACCATTAGTAGAACAAGTGTGGATAAGACCAATGATACACAGAAGAAACCCCAAGCTTCTTCAGGTGGAAAGCTTGCTTTCAGCTTGAAACAAAAGTCAAAGATTGTGGCGCCTCCTGTTAAGCTGGCAGATGAGGATGAAGATGAAACAGATGCTGGTAAAGTTTCAGCCGATGCACCAACGAAACGACTAAAGTTAGATCACTCAGATGCTTCCGAACATTCATCAAGACAAGTGGATGTTG CACCACCTTCTCCAAGTGATCCTACAGTGAAGAAAGTTGCTGACAAATTAGCAAGTTTTGTGGCTAAACATGGAAGGCAATTTGAGCATGTTACACGTCAAAAGAATCCTGGAGATACCCCTTTTAA ATTTCTATTTGATGAAAGTTGCGCAGATtacaaatattatgaatatcAGCTTGCTGAAGAGGAAAAGGCTCTTTCACAGACAAGCGAATCCCAATCATCTCACAGTG GTGGTACAAGTACTTCAGCTTCTAAATCCAACAGTGGTTCTCAAAGGTCTTCTCATCAGCATTCGAACTATCAAACCCCTGCCTCCGCTTTATATGCAGCCACTGAGGATCCAAGAGTTCAAACAGCATCAGCAGGAAGATATG gTGAAGCTAGTGCACCGACAAGTGCAGATCCCATAGCAATGATGGAGTTTTACATGAAGAAGGCTGCACAGGAAGAGAAATTTAAACAACCTAAACAATCAAAAGATGAAATGCCACCACCAGCTTCTCTTCAAGGTCCTGATTTGCTCG CGGCTGCTTCTAAAAAAGGGCATCACATGGGTGATTACATCCCACAAGAAGAGCTTGAGAAATTCTTGGCTGCTTGTAATGATGCAGCTGCACAGAAAGCTGCCAAAGAGGCTGCAGAAAGAGCAAAAATCCAGGCTGATAATGTGGGGCATAGACTTTTGTCTAAAATGGGTTGGAAAGAag GTGAAGGACTGGGGAGCTCCAAAAGTGGTATTGCAGATCCAATCATGGCAGGTAATGTCAAGATAGACAACTTGGGGGTGGGTGCTCACAATCCTGGGGATGTGACTCCTGAGGATGATATATATGAGCAGTACAAGAAGCGGATGATGCTTGGTTATCGTTACAGGCCTAACCCTCTG AACAATCCTCGGAAAGCATACTATTGA